The following are from one region of the Nymphaea colorata isolate Beijing-Zhang1983 chromosome 7, ASM883128v2, whole genome shotgun sequence genome:
- the LOC116257292 gene encoding uncharacterized protein LOC116257292 — translation MRFMKEWCCLSEVCDWVPSWGNPRVQVHILESFEHLESTPFTMLQKGLFLILASSKGALVEILLPIKWKVHDMYLVISKWESGKPMKMKAASSVPIWDCLPDMHILAGEIQRSECLRSLRDISLALAEMPARGDLTGSRRFLNS, via the exons ATGAGATTCATGAAAGAATGGTGCTGCCTTTCCGAGGTCTGCGATTGGGTCCCTAGTTGGGGAAATCCTAGGGTTCAAGTGCATATATTGGAAAGCTTTGAACATTTGGAATCAACTCCCTTTACAATGTTGCAGAAGGGATTGTTTCTCATTCTAGCATCGTCTAAGGGGGCGTTGGTGGAAATCTTGTTGCCTATAAAATGGAAAGTTCATGATATGTATTTGGTAATTAGCAAATGGGAATCGGGGAAGCCAATGAAGATGAAGGCGGCCTCTAGTGTACCAATATGGGATTGTTTGCCAGATATGCATATTTTGGCAG GTGAAATACAAAGGAGTGAATGCCTCAGATCTCTGAGGGATATTTCCCTTGCACTTGCTGAGATGCCTGCACGTGGTGATCTAACAG GAAGTAGGAGATTCTTGAACTCTTGA